Proteins encoded by one window of Sphingosinicella sp. BN140058:
- a CDS encoding head GIN domain-containing protein: protein MRGPIATLGSMLLLAACNFSADAQNHDAKPSGQNGSRAFEVGSFDKVALGGPHNVVVTVGGAPSVRAEGDLGIIDKLDIRVEDGELEIGTKKGFSFKWNSDKSPVTVYVTLPALAAASIGGSGDMKIDKVSGDRFEGSIGGSGDMDIGALQVKAASFSIAGSGGIRAKGKAESGDVSVAGSGDLSLEGLEVQRTNVSIVGSGNVKARAMQSADISIVGSGDVELSGPAKCNISKMGSGEARCTG, encoded by the coding sequence ATGCGCGGACCAATCGCGACCCTGGGGTCGATGCTGCTGCTGGCGGCGTGCAACTTCAGCGCCGATGCGCAGAATCACGACGCCAAGCCGAGCGGCCAGAACGGCAGCCGCGCGTTCGAGGTCGGCAGCTTCGACAAGGTCGCGCTCGGCGGACCGCACAATGTCGTGGTCACGGTCGGCGGCGCGCCATCGGTGCGCGCGGAGGGCGATCTCGGGATCATCGACAAGCTCGACATCCGGGTCGAAGACGGCGAGCTCGAGATCGGCACCAAGAAGGGCTTCTCCTTCAAGTGGAACTCCGACAAGTCTCCGGTGACGGTCTACGTCACCCTGCCCGCGCTCGCGGCGGCCTCGATCGGCGGTTCCGGCGACATGAAGATCGACAAGGTGAGCGGCGACCGCTTCGAAGGCTCGATCGGCGGCTCCGGCGACATGGACATCGGCGCACTCCAGGTGAAGGCGGCGAGCTTCTCGATCGCCGGCTCGGGCGGCATCCGCGCCAAGGGCAAAGCGGAGAGCGGCGACGTTTCCGTCGCGGGATCGGGCGACCTTTCGCTCGAAGGCCTGGAAGTCCAGCGCACCAACGTCTCGATCGTCGGCTCCGGCAACGTCAAGGCGCGCGCCATGCAGAGCGCCGACATCTCGATCGTCGGCTCGGGCGACGTCGAACTCTCCGGCCCTGCCAAGTGCAATATCTCGAAGATGGGCTCCGGCGAGGCGCGCTGCACGGGGTGA
- a CDS encoding CarD family transcriptional regulator, with protein sequence MAAKALSFDVGDYVVYPKHGVGRVIELQSTDIAGMQLELYVLRFEKERMTLRVPTNKAESVGMRKLSSDKTMQEALATLKGKPKVKRTMWSRRAQEYEAKINSGDLVSIAEVTRDLFRADDQPEQSYSERQIFEAASSRLARELAALEGLDEPKALDKILDILNKAAAIYNKEKVIEA encoded by the coding sequence ATGGCAGCGAAGGCGTTGAGCTTCGACGTTGGCGATTATGTGGTGTATCCCAAGCACGGCGTCGGTCGTGTCATCGAATTGCAGAGCACGGATATCGCGGGCATGCAGCTCGAGCTTTATGTGCTTCGTTTCGAAAAGGAGCGGATGACGCTCCGCGTCCCCACCAACAAGGCCGAGAGCGTCGGCATGCGCAAGCTGTCGTCCGACAAGACGATGCAGGAAGCGCTCGCCACCCTGAAGGGCAAGCCGAAGGTGAAGCGCACCATGTGGTCGCGGCGCGCGCAGGAATATGAAGCGAAGATCAACTCGGGCGATCTCGTCTCGATCGCCGAGGTGACCCGCGACCTGTTCCGCGCCGACGATCAGCCGGAGCAGAGCTATTCCGAGCGCCAGATCTTCGAAGCGGCCTCCAGCCGCCTCGCTCGCGAATTGGCCGCGCTCGAAGGGCTCGACGAGCCCAAGGCGCTCGACAAGATCCTCGACATCCTCAACAAGGCTGCCGCGATCTACAACAAGGAAAAGGTGATCGAGGCCTGA
- the fdxA gene encoding ferredoxin FdxA translates to MTYVVTDACIRCKYMDCVEVCPVDCFYEGENMLVINPNECIDCGVCEPECPAEAILPDTEAGLEKWLEVNATYSAEWPNLTRKRESPADADDHKGEEGKFEKYFSASPGLGD, encoded by the coding sequence ATGACTTACGTCGTCACCGATGCATGCATCCGCTGCAAATATATGGACTGCGTGGAAGTGTGCCCGGTGGACTGCTTCTACGAGGGCGAGAACATGCTCGTCATCAATCCTAACGAGTGCATCGATTGCGGCGTCTGCGAGCCCGAATGCCCGGCCGAGGCGATCCTGCCCGATACCGAGGCCGGCCTCGAAAAGTGGTTGGAGGTCAACGCGACCTATTCGGCCGAATGGCCGAACCTGACCCGCAAGCGCGAATCTCCGGCCGATGCCGACGACCACAAGGGCGAGGAAGGCAAGTTCGAGAAATATTTCTCGGCCAGTCCCGGCCTGGGAGACTGA
- a CDS encoding RNA-binding S4 domain-containing protein, with amino-acid sequence MPLRRWRGSGVADTLRLDKFLWFARIVKTRSLAQALAEGGHLRLSGRIVDRAHAPVRIGDVLSFAVHGRVRVLRIEALPARRGPPAEARMLYSELVEGSPLTSEGGGD; translated from the coding sequence ATGCCTTTGCGGCGCTGGCGGGGCTCCGGCGTGGCTGACACGCTCCGGCTCGATAAATTCCTCTGGTTCGCCCGGATCGTGAAGACCCGGTCGCTCGCCCAGGCGCTGGCCGAGGGAGGGCATCTGCGCCTCTCGGGCCGGATCGTCGATCGTGCCCACGCGCCGGTGCGGATCGGCGACGTGCTGTCTTTCGCCGTTCACGGCAGGGTGCGGGTGCTGCGGATCGAAGCCTTGCCCGCTCGCCGCGGCCCGCCGGCGGAAGCGCGCATGCTCTACAGCGAGCTGGTCGAAGGCTCCCCGTTGACGAGCGAAGGGGGCGGCGACTAG
- a CDS encoding helicase-related protein — MSQFARAPLTAILGPTNTGKTHLAVERMAAHSSGMIGFPLRLLAREVYDRMVKLKGANQIALITGEEKILPRDARWFLCTAESMPMERDFAFVGLDEAQLGADPERGHVFTDRMLHARGREETMILGSEALAPMVRALLPKAEIIGRPRFSTLSYAGPTKLSRLPPRSAIVAFSAEQVYAVAEMLRRMRGGAAVVMGALSPRTRNAQVAMYQAGEVDYLVATDAIGMGLNMDVTHVAFAGLSKFDGRRRRRLTPAEMAQIAGRAGRHQRDGTFGSITLEGELAAEFRPEEIEAIEEHRFAPLDHLYWREGDPDVRSVDALVRSLERRPTALGLRAAPEAIDLAVLKRLAEDPEIAARAKGQDQVRRLWASCGLPDFRKTGPDHHARLVGRIFLHLSEGDGRIPQGWYASQVAALDNVQGDIDTLADRIAGVRTWAYIAHRADWLADPVTMAERTREVEEKLSDALHERLTQRFVDRRTSVLLRDIGRKGAGEFPVIVDEQGEVTVGSFPIGRMEGFSFEVDPTAKHADRKMLLATAERRLGGEFEKRAAALAADTDDHFTLRTDPGLPIAILWRGHEVARLGPGKNLLSPRLLIDRRLDRLSERGRSTVTSRLDLWLRHQVEHWLAPLRAAGAAAQDSSAPPAIRSILAMLVDEGGIVPREVVAKPIAALEREQRKLITRLRVRIGALDLYLPDILKPEPRRWRTALRSACSGVAMPLLPSESAVVLPTPGETERRLLARLGYRALGPQMVRVDLVERLAKRAFEARAGKAETYVDEALATSLGLQPQTIAKLMRDLGFRPSGATPGEQPGWVWRGHARRRPEPQADPSHAFAALAGLRRG; from the coding sequence ATGAGTCAGTTCGCGCGGGCCCCGCTTACCGCCATTCTCGGTCCGACCAATACGGGCAAGACCCACCTCGCGGTCGAGCGCATGGCCGCGCATTCGTCGGGGATGATCGGCTTTCCGCTGCGGCTGCTGGCGCGCGAAGTCTATGATCGCATGGTCAAGCTCAAGGGCGCGAACCAGATCGCGCTGATCACCGGCGAGGAGAAGATCCTGCCTCGGGACGCACGCTGGTTCCTGTGCACGGCGGAATCGATGCCGATGGAGCGTGATTTCGCGTTTGTCGGGCTCGACGAGGCGCAGCTCGGCGCGGATCCGGAGCGCGGCCACGTCTTCACCGATCGCATGCTTCATGCCCGCGGCCGCGAGGAAACGATGATCCTCGGATCCGAAGCGCTGGCGCCGATGGTTCGCGCGCTGCTGCCCAAGGCCGAGATCATCGGCCGCCCGCGTTTCTCCACCCTCTCATATGCCGGGCCGACCAAGCTGTCGCGGCTGCCGCCGCGCTCGGCGATCGTCGCCTTCTCCGCCGAGCAGGTCTATGCGGTGGCCGAGATGCTGCGCCGGATGCGGGGCGGTGCCGCGGTGGTCATGGGCGCGCTGTCGCCTCGGACCCGCAACGCGCAGGTGGCGATGTATCAGGCGGGCGAGGTCGATTATCTCGTCGCCACCGACGCGATCGGGATGGGGCTGAACATGGACGTGACCCATGTCGCCTTTGCCGGCCTGTCCAAGTTCGACGGGCGCCGCCGCCGCCGCCTCACTCCGGCCGAGATGGCGCAGATCGCCGGCCGCGCCGGGCGCCACCAGCGCGACGGCACCTTCGGCTCGATCACGCTCGAAGGCGAACTCGCTGCCGAATTCCGGCCCGAGGAGATCGAAGCGATCGAGGAGCATCGCTTCGCTCCGCTCGACCATCTCTATTGGCGCGAGGGCGATCCCGATGTCCGCAGCGTCGACGCGCTGGTTCGCTCGCTGGAGCGCCGGCCGACCGCCCTCGGGCTGCGCGCGGCGCCGGAGGCGATCGATCTCGCCGTGCTGAAGCGGCTCGCCGAGGATCCGGAAATCGCGGCCCGCGCCAAGGGTCAGGACCAGGTCCGGCGTCTCTGGGCGTCCTGCGGCCTTCCCGATTTCCGCAAGACCGGCCCCGATCATCACGCTCGCCTCGTCGGCCGCATCTTCCTGCATCTCAGCGAAGGGGACGGCCGCATTCCGCAGGGCTGGTATGCAAGTCAGGTGGCCGCGCTCGACAACGTCCAGGGCGATATCGACACGCTCGCCGACCGCATCGCCGGAGTGCGCACTTGGGCCTATATCGCTCATCGCGCCGACTGGCTGGCCGATCCGGTGACGATGGCCGAGCGCACCCGCGAGGTCGAAGAGAAGCTCTCCGACGCGCTGCACGAGCGCCTGACCCAGCGCTTCGTCGACCGCCGCACCTCGGTGCTGCTGCGCGACATCGGCCGCAAGGGTGCCGGCGAATTCCCGGTGATCGTCGACGAGCAGGGCGAGGTCACCGTCGGCTCGTTCCCGATCGGCCGCATGGAGGGCTTCTCGTTCGAGGTCGATCCGACCGCCAAGCACGCCGATCGCAAGATGCTGCTGGCCACAGCCGAGCGCCGGCTCGGCGGCGAGTTCGAGAAGCGCGCGGCAGCCCTCGCCGCCGACACCGACGACCATTTCACCCTCCGCACCGATCCCGGCCTGCCGATCGCGATCCTATGGCGCGGGCACGAGGTGGCGCGGCTCGGCCCGGGCAAGAATCTGCTGTCGCCGCGCCTGCTGATCGATCGCAGGCTCGATCGGCTGTCGGAACGCGGACGCTCCACCGTCACCTCGCGTCTCGACCTCTGGCTGCGCCATCAGGTCGAACACTGGCTGGCGCCGCTGCGCGCCGCGGGTGCGGCGGCGCAGGATTCGAGTGCGCCGCCCGCGATCCGCTCGATCCTGGCGATGCTGGTCGACGAAGGCGGGATCGTGCCGCGGGAGGTGGTGGCCAAGCCGATCGCCGCGCTCGAGCGCGAGCAGCGCAAGCTGATCACCCGCCTCAGGGTCCGGATCGGCGCCCTCGATCTGTATCTGCCTGACATCCTGAAGCCGGAGCCGCGGCGCTGGCGTACGGCGCTGCGCAGCGCCTGCTCGGGCGTCGCCATGCCCCTGCTCCCGTCCGAATCCGCCGTCGTCCTGCCGACACCGGGAGAGACGGAGCGGCGGCTGCTCGCCAGGCTCGGCTATCGCGCGCTCGGCCCGCAGATGGTCCGGGTCGATCTTGTCGAGCGGCTGGCGAAGCGCGCGTTCGAGGCGCGCGCCGGCAAGGCGGAAACCTATGTCGACGAAGCGCTCGCCACCTCGCTCGGCCTGCAGCCGCAGACGATCGCCAAGCTGATGCGCGATCTCGGCTTCCGCCCGAGCGGCGCCACGCCGGGCGAACAGCCTGGCTGGGTGTGGCGCGGCCATGCCCGCCGGCGGCCGGAGCCCCAGGCGGATCCTTCCCATGCCTTTGCGGCGCTGGCGGGGCTCCGGCGTGGCTGA
- a CDS encoding M23 family metallopeptidase — protein sequence MYQFNTFGAGNAGGGGAATLSADAALLRSRSFGVRQDEPPQGRRFDLVVDLGSGIGSLTWFRGLATCGLLCYAAISLAPGFDPIPTASAKPLSDRQWDQAKALAISPLALGADTGRRMAPNEKKVRPLLDTPERPSLDLIATIGMGDSFARALTRTGIADAEADRVATLIGGVVPVDDLRPGTAMQIVLGRRANRSTARPLQSLALRARFDLKLEIVRQGKDYIVKRTPIAVDTTPLRIQGSIGDGLYRSARALGAPAKAVEAYIRAIAGKTEIGSLGRSDRFDIILEHKRAATGETQTGDLLFAGLNRASGKDLQLLQWEQDGKLQWFEAEGVGRSSGTLTRPVPGTVSSNYGMRRHPILGYSRMHRGMDFRAGYGTPILAATDGKVASAGWAGGHGQRVQLTHSDGLSTSYSHMSRIAVRPGTSVRQGQVIGYVGSTGLSTGPHLHYELYKNGVSVNPASVTFVSRSQLSGTELASFRQKLRGLLGTPVGGTIRSAEATPKAPAAGVIRAGATAPNKALGATLRTAQAASKKKPS from the coding sequence TTGTATCAGTTCAACACTTTCGGAGCCGGCAACGCCGGAGGCGGCGGCGCCGCAACGCTCAGCGCCGATGCGGCCCTGCTCCGCTCGCGCAGCTTCGGCGTCCGCCAGGACGAGCCGCCGCAAGGCCGTCGTTTCGATCTCGTCGTCGATCTCGGCAGCGGGATCGGCTCGCTGACCTGGTTCCGCGGCCTCGCGACCTGCGGATTGCTCTGCTACGCCGCGATCTCGCTCGCACCCGGCTTCGATCCGATCCCGACGGCTTCGGCCAAGCCGCTTTCCGACCGCCAATGGGACCAGGCCAAGGCGCTCGCAATCTCGCCGCTCGCGCTCGGCGCCGATACCGGCCGCCGCATGGCACCGAACGAAAAGAAGGTGCGCCCGCTGCTCGATACGCCGGAGCGTCCCAGCCTCGATCTCATCGCGACGATCGGCATGGGCGACAGCTTCGCCCGTGCGCTGACCCGGACCGGCATCGCCGATGCAGAGGCGGACCGGGTTGCAACCCTGATCGGCGGGGTCGTTCCCGTTGACGACTTGAGGCCCGGTACCGCGATGCAGATCGTGCTCGGCCGTCGCGCCAATCGCTCCACTGCTCGCCCGCTGCAATCCCTGGCGCTTCGTGCCCGCTTCGATCTCAAGCTCGAGATCGTTCGCCAGGGCAAGGACTATATCGTCAAGCGCACGCCGATAGCGGTGGATACCACGCCGCTCCGCATCCAGGGCAGCATCGGCGACGGCCTGTACCGCTCGGCGCGGGCGCTCGGCGCTCCGGCCAAGGCGGTGGAAGCCTATATCCGGGCGATTGCCGGGAAGACCGAGATCGGCTCGCTCGGCCGATCCGACCGGTTCGACATCATCCTGGAACACAAGCGCGCCGCCACCGGCGAGACCCAGACCGGCGACCTCCTGTTCGCCGGCCTGAATCGCGCCAGCGGCAAGGATCTCCAGCTCCTGCAATGGGAGCAGGACGGCAAGCTGCAATGGTTCGAGGCGGAAGGGGTCGGCCGCAGCAGCGGGACCCTGACCCGTCCCGTTCCGGGCACCGTCTCGTCCAATTACGGCATGCGCCGCCACCCGATCCTGGGCTACTCGCGCATGCATCGCGGCATGGATTTCCGCGCCGGCTACGGCACGCCGATCCTGGCGGCGACCGACGGCAAGGTCGCGTCGGCCGGCTGGGCCGGTGGCCACGGCCAGCGCGTCCAGCTGACCCACAGTGACGGCCTGTCGACGAGCTATTCGCACATGAGCCGGATCGCGGTGCGTCCCGGCACCAGCGTCCGCCAGGGCCAGGTGATCGGCTATGTCGGATCCACCGGCCTTTCGACCGGCCCCCACCTCCATTACGAGCTCTACAAGAACGGCGTTTCGGTCAATCCGGCGAGCGTGACCTTCGTCAGCCGTTCGCAGTTGAGCGGCACCGAGCTTGCCAGCTTCCGCCAGAAGCTGCGTGGCCTGCTCGGCACCCCGGTCGGCGGCACCATTCGCAGCGCGGAGGCGACGCCCAAGGCGCCGGCCGCCGGCGTGATCCGCGCCGGCGCGACCGCGCCGAACAAGGCGCTCGGTGCAACCCTGCGCACGGCGCAGGCCGCGTCGAAGAAGAAGCCGTCGTAA
- a CDS encoding MBL fold metallo-hydrolase produces the protein MRIHHLNCGTDCPFGGAFFDGRSLGLTGRLVCHCLLIETNDGLVLIDTGYGLKDVDHPHRPPDPRITKTMRSLLNIKLREEETAIRQIQRLGFNPSDVRHILLTHLDFDHAGGLEDFPHATIHLMDAEFTAATGPRRGFVPRNRYRPAQFNEVDKWRRYSGNGEAWFGFPAVRALEGLPPEILFVPLPGHTWGHAGIAIQADDGWFLHAGDAYFYRGEMRGPRRKCTPGLRGYQNLMEVDRSARLSNQERLRRLSVEKSGEVRIICAHDPVEFEACAAGRPL, from the coding sequence ATGCGGATACATCACCTCAATTGCGGAACCGATTGCCCGTTCGGGGGCGCATTCTTCGACGGCCGGAGCCTCGGGCTCACCGGCCGCCTGGTCTGCCATTGCCTGCTGATCGAAACCAATGACGGCCTCGTGCTGATCGACACCGGCTACGGCCTGAAGGACGTCGACCATCCCCATCGCCCCCCCGATCCGCGAATCACCAAGACGATGCGCAGCCTGCTCAACATCAAGCTGCGCGAGGAAGAAACTGCGATCCGGCAGATCCAGCGGCTTGGCTTCAACCCCTCCGACGTTCGTCACATCCTGCTCACCCACCTCGATTTCGATCATGCCGGCGGGCTCGAGGATTTCCCGCACGCGACCATCCACCTGATGGATGCGGAGTTCACCGCCGCCACCGGTCCGCGCAGGGGCTTCGTTCCGCGCAACCGCTATCGTCCGGCGCAGTTCAACGAAGTCGACAAGTGGCGGCGCTACAGCGGCAATGGCGAGGCCTGGTTCGGCTTTCCTGCGGTGCGTGCGCTGGAGGGGCTGCCGCCCGAAATCCTGTTCGTGCCCCTGCCAGGCCACACATGGGGTCATGCCGGGATAGCCATCCAGGCCGACGACGGCTGGTTCCTTCACGCCGGCGACGCCTATTTCTACCGCGGCGAGATGCGCGGTCCCAGGCGGAAATGCACGCCGGGCCTGCGCGGCTATCAGAACCTGATGGAAGTGGATCGTAGCGCGCGCCTCAGCAATCAGGAACGGTTGCGCCGGCTCTCCGTGGAGAAATCGGGCGAGGTCCGGATCATCTGCGCGCACGATCCGGTCGAATTCGAAGCCTGCGCGGCCGGGCGGCCGCTTTAG
- a CDS encoding glycine zipper 2TM domain-containing protein — protein MRKVTLAVLAATMAMPVMPAAPAFARGDDGYYHGRTWRDSQGRVRCKRKNGTTGLIVGGAAGALAGRAIDTRGERTTGTVLGAVAGALAGREIDRNRGSRARCR, from the coding sequence ATGCGTAAAGTCACTCTTGCCGTGCTGGCCGCCACGATGGCGATGCCGGTCATGCCCGCCGCCCCCGCCTTCGCGCGCGGCGACGATGGTTATTATCACGGCCGCACCTGGCGCGACAGCCAGGGTCGCGTGCGCTGCAAGCGCAAGAACGGCACCACCGGCCTGATCGTCGGCGGCGCTGCCGGTGCCCTCGCTGGCCGGGCGATCGACACCCGGGGCGAACGAACCACCGGAACGGTTCTCGGTGCCGTCGCGGGTGCCCTTGCCGGCCGCGAGATCGATCGCAATCGCGGCAGCCGAGCCCGCTGCCGCTAA
- the hslU gene encoding ATP-dependent protease ATPase subunit HslU, translated as MNDNLTPKAVVAALDAHIVGQNEAKRAVAVALRNRWRRQRLPDGLREEVTPKNILMIGPTGCGKTEISRRLAKLADAPFVKVEATKFTEVGYVGRDVEQIARDLVEEAVRLEKERRRIAVKDSAEQAAMDRLLDALTGKGASEATRESFRQRFRDGHLDNSEVELEVVEAPNMPFDVPGMGGQVGMINLSDMMSKALGQQNKKRRRLKVREAWNRLVEEEADKRLDQDDVTRTALADAEANGIVFLDEIDKIAVSDVRGGSVSREGVQRDLLPLIEGTTVATKYGPMKTDHILFIASGAFHVAKPSDLLPELQGRLPIRVELKALTEEDFVRILSETEASLSEQYRALIATEGVEVVFTDDGIRAVARIAAEVNSQIENIGARRLSTVLEKLLEDVSYEAAERSGETVTVDGAYVEKQLSSIARNTDLSKYVL; from the coding sequence ATGAACGACAATCTTACCCCCAAGGCGGTGGTCGCCGCACTTGATGCCCACATCGTCGGCCAGAATGAGGCGAAGCGCGCGGTCGCGGTGGCGCTGCGCAACCGCTGGCGGCGTCAGCGCCTGCCCGATGGCCTGCGCGAGGAAGTTACGCCGAAGAACATCCTGATGATCGGGCCGACCGGCTGCGGCAAGACTGAGATTTCACGGCGGCTCGCCAAACTCGCGGACGCGCCCTTCGTCAAGGTCGAGGCCACCAAGTTCACCGAGGTCGGCTATGTCGGCCGCGACGTCGAGCAGATCGCCCGCGATCTCGTCGAGGAAGCGGTGCGGCTGGAGAAGGAGCGGCGCCGGATCGCGGTCAAGGATTCCGCCGAGCAGGCGGCGATGGACCGGCTGCTCGACGCGCTGACCGGCAAGGGCGCCAGCGAAGCGACCCGCGAGAGCTTCCGCCAGCGTTTCCGCGACGGCCATCTCGACAATAGCGAAGTCGAGCTGGAGGTCGTCGAGGCACCGAACATGCCGTTCGACGTGCCTGGCATGGGCGGTCAGGTCGGCATGATCAATCTCTCCGACATGATGTCCAAGGCGCTTGGCCAGCAGAACAAGAAGCGCCGCCGCCTCAAGGTGCGCGAAGCGTGGAACCGGCTGGTCGAGGAAGAGGCTGACAAGAGGCTCGATCAGGACGACGTCACCCGCACCGCGCTTGCCGATGCCGAAGCGAACGGCATCGTCTTTTTGGACGAAATCGACAAGATCGCGGTGTCGGACGTCCGGGGCGGCTCGGTCAGCCGCGAAGGCGTTCAGCGCGATCTGCTGCCGTTGATCGAGGGCACCACCGTCGCGACCAAATACGGACCGATGAAGACCGATCACATCCTCTTCATTGCAAGCGGCGCCTTCCACGTCGCCAAGCCTTCCGATCTGCTGCCGGAACTGCAGGGCCGCCTGCCGATCCGGGTCGAACTGAAGGCTTTGACCGAGGAGGACTTCGTCCGCATCCTGTCGGAGACCGAAGCAAGCCTCAGCGAGCAATATCGCGCGCTGATCGCTACCGAGGGCGTCGAAGTGGTGTTCACCGACGACGGCATTCGTGCCGTGGCGCGCATCGCGGCGGAAGTGAATTCGCAGATCGAGAATATCGGCGCCCGGCGCCTTTCGACGGTGCTCGAGAAACTGCTCGAGGACGTCAGCTACGAAGCGGCGGAGCGTTCGGGCGAGACGGTGACCGTGGACGGCGCTTATGTCGAGAAGCAGTTGAGCTCTATCGCCCGCAACACCGATCTCAGCAAGTACGTGCTCTGA
- the hslV gene encoding ATP-dependent protease subunit HslV: MESWHGTTILAVRKNGKAVIAGDGQVSLQHTVIKPNARKVRRIGDGSVIAGFAGATADAFTLFERLERKLEQHHGQLMRSAVELAKDWRTDKYLRNLEAMMIVADKDVTLILTGNGDVLEPASGVAAIGSGGNFALAAATALYGYEEDPETIARKGMAIAADICVYTNGNLTVEVIEGAAAA, from the coding sequence ATGGAAAGCTGGCACGGGACGACGATCCTGGCGGTAAGGAAGAACGGCAAGGCGGTGATCGCGGGCGACGGACAGGTGTCGCTGCAGCACACCGTCATCAAACCCAACGCACGCAAGGTCCGGCGGATCGGCGACGGCTCGGTGATCGCCGGCTTTGCCGGCGCCACTGCAGACGCCTTCACCTTGTTCGAACGGCTGGAGCGCAAGCTGGAGCAGCATCACGGACAGCTGATGCGCTCGGCGGTCGAGCTCGCCAAGGACTGGCGAACCGACAAATATCTGCGCAACCTTGAAGCGATGATGATCGTCGCCGACAAGGACGTGACCCTGATCCTCACGGGCAACGGCGATGTGCTCGAGCCGGCGAGCGGCGTCGCGGCGATCGGATCCGGCGGCAATTTTGCCCTCGCGGCGGCGACCGCGCTCTACGGCTATGAAGAGGATCCGGAGACGATCGCGCGCAAGGGCATGGCGATCGCCGCGGACATCTGCGTCTACACCAACGGCAACCTCACCGTCGAAGTGATCGAGGGCGCCGCCGCGGCCTGA